The following is a genomic window from Leptolyngbya sp. 'hensonii'.
TTGATCCGCTTAATAGCACTCTCATAACTCGCCGTATTGCCCTGTTGCTGATAGAGGGTAGCAGCCTTCTTAAAATCTGCCACAGCCCGCTGGTTATCTCCCATATCCCGATAGTCCAGGCCCCGGTTGTAATAGGCATCCGCATTTTGAGGATTGACCTTGAGCGCCTGGGTATAATCTGCGATCGCGCCCTGGCGATCGCCAGAGAGGGTACGGGCAACACCCCGATTGATATAGGCATAAGCCGGATCAACCGTCCCCCAATCCACATTGACACGAATCGCCTGGTTATAGTCGCTGATGGCTCCCGGATAATCTCTGAGCCGGAGTTTGGCATTGCCGCGATTGTAATAGGCCAGAGAATACTTAGGCTTTAACTTCAGGGCCTGATTCAGCAACTGG
Proteins encoded in this region:
- a CDS encoding tetratricopeptide repeat protein, whose product is MRFIPLSLGLSLLALLTCSFAGRAAVPIAPSMPVSDQRVAQTSAPDLIDRANQRVKQGDNQGAIQLLNQALKLKPKYSLAYYNRGNAKLRLRDYPGAISDYNQAIRVNVDWGTVDPAYAYINRGVARTLSGDRQGAIADYTQALKVNPQNADAYYNRGLDYRDMGDNQRAVADFKKAATLYQQQGNTASYESAIKRINELQ